One Pseudorhodoplanes sinuspersici DNA segment encodes these proteins:
- a CDS encoding alpha/beta fold hydrolase — MIGRIERIEVEPGVHLAVEVPQPSSKPVVMFSNSIGASMAMWDEVVSRISNQVRVLRYDTRGHGQSDVPAGPYTIEQLGNDALAILDALNIQRVVFCGLSLGGLMGLWIGANGGPRVAGLVLANTAPNFPPPSLWRERAATVRANGMAPWLRPHSIAGSPSHFSSIIRSELKSSAR, encoded by the coding sequence ATGATAGGTCGTATCGAGCGGATCGAAGTCGAGCCAGGTGTCCATCTCGCCGTTGAGGTGCCGCAGCCGTCGAGCAAGCCTGTTGTCATGTTCAGCAACTCGATCGGTGCGAGCATGGCGATGTGGGACGAGGTTGTTTCGCGTATCTCAAACCAGGTGCGGGTCCTTCGCTATGATACGCGTGGACATGGACAGTCGGATGTTCCGGCGGGTCCGTACACAATCGAGCAGTTGGGTAACGACGCGCTTGCCATTTTAGATGCACTGAACATTCAGCGGGTCGTCTTTTGCGGCCTTTCCCTGGGTGGTTTGATGGGGCTTTGGATCGGCGCAAACGGTGGTCCGCGGGTGGCTGGTTTAGTGCTGGCCAATACGGCGCCGAATTTTCCGCCACCATCGCTCTGGCGGGAGCGTGCCGCGACAGTTCGCGCCAATGGCATGGCCCCCTGGTTGCGCCCACACTCGATCGCTGGTTCACCAAGTCATTTCAGCAGCATCATCCGGAGCGAACTCAAGAGCTCTGCAAGATGA
- a CDS encoding SRPBCC family protein: MKLDIGGSETIPASVEALWDALNDPVVLTRCIPGCKSMTETSPDSYKLEMQLRVAAVGGSFEGEISLSEKEAPKSCNIKVSGNGSLGHGIGNARFDIEPETEGVSKLIYKGSGEVGGLVAGVGQRILSGVSKHLISRFFVALRKEFEQSAGVVR; encoded by the coding sequence ATGAAGCTCGATATCGGCGGCAGTGAAACAATTCCTGCTTCTGTGGAGGCACTGTGGGACGCGCTCAACGATCCCGTGGTGCTGACCCGTTGCATTCCCGGCTGCAAGAGTATGACGGAGACCTCCCCTGACTCCTACAAGCTGGAGATGCAGCTCCGTGTGGCGGCAGTGGGAGGGTCGTTCGAAGGTGAGATCAGTTTGTCGGAAAAAGAAGCTCCAAAATCATGCAACATCAAGGTGTCCGGTAACGGGTCGCTCGGGCACGGCATAGGAAACGCTCGTTTCGATATCGAACCGGAAACCGAAGGGGTGTCGAAACTCATTTACAAGGGCAGCGGTGAAGTCGGCGGTCTTGTCGCCGGCGTGGGACAACGAATTCTCTCGGGGGTTTCGAAGCATCTGATCAGCCGCTTCTTTGTCGCCTTGCGCAAGGAATTTGAGCAATCCGCAGGCGTGGTAAGGTAA
- a CDS encoding (2Fe-2S)-binding protein — MKISLNVNGRTCDVDVEPRKTLLDTLREDLALVGSHAGCEHGVCGACTILLDGEPARACLMFAAQADGYEITTIEGLAPAPGELSIVQDAFCETHGMQCGYCTPGMILTAHSLLEHVANPTREEIVDAISANICRCTGYGQIIEAVQLAADRLRKANTPRSVNGADTDQSHIDTSAYEVAPLEGILEPAEADMAQGGRR; from the coding sequence ATGAAGATCTCGCTTAATGTCAACGGCCGCACATGCGACGTCGATGTCGAACCGCGCAAAACCTTGCTCGACACGCTTCGTGAGGATCTGGCGCTGGTCGGAAGCCACGCCGGATGCGAACACGGCGTTTGTGGAGCCTGCACAATACTGCTGGATGGAGAGCCGGCCCGTGCTTGCCTGATGTTTGCAGCGCAGGCAGATGGCTACGAGATCACGACAATCGAGGGACTTGCGCCGGCGCCCGGCGAACTGAGCATCGTTCAGGATGCTTTCTGCGAAACGCACGGTATGCAGTGCGGCTATTGCACGCCCGGCATGATCCTCACAGCGCATTCACTGCTTGAGCATGTAGCGAATCCCACGCGCGAAGAGATCGTGGATGCAATCTCGGCCAACATTTGCCGTTGCACGGGCTACGGTCAAATCATCGAGGCCGTTCAGCTTGCCGCTGACCGCTTGCGAAAGGCCAATACGCCTCGTTCTGTGAATGGTGCTGATACCGATCAGTCCCATATTGATACTTCGGCTTACGAGGTCGCGCCGCTGGAAGGGATACTTGAGCCAGCCGAAGCCGATATGGCACAAGGAGGTCGCCGATGA
- a CDS encoding NIPSNAP family protein: MIYEIRVYEAAEGKAPAMRARFKEHVVPRLQRFGIELLGVFEAPTDDGRLTYLTRFNSEDDRTKAWAAFGADSEWREIKAASEVNGPLLKSQTVSVLAPAVAGLILA; this comes from the coding sequence GTGATCTACGAAATTCGGGTATATGAGGCAGCCGAGGGGAAGGCCCCAGCTATGCGGGCCCGGTTCAAAGAGCACGTAGTGCCGCGGTTGCAGCGCTTTGGCATCGAGTTGCTTGGGGTGTTCGAGGCGCCGACCGACGATGGTCGTCTGACTTATCTCACGCGCTTCAACTCCGAGGACGATCGTACGAAGGCGTGGGCTGCATTCGGCGCTGATTCCGAATGGCGCGAGATCAAGGCCGCCTCTGAAGTGAATGGTCCGCTGCTGAAAAGCCAAACTGTATCCGTGCTCGCGCCGGCTGTTGCTGGTTTGATCCTGGCATAG
- a CDS encoding FAD binding domain-containing protein, with product MKSAPFEYVRPGSVAQACELLASDEDARVISGGQTLIPMLAMRLARPARLVDVYRLPELNGIRVVGDTLMIGATTRQVQVERSVLTRQSLPLLTKALPWVGHPPTRNRGTVGGSVAHADPSAEIPLVAVTLQADIEITNPDGVTTIPAEDFFIGPMVTSVMPGDCVTAVGFPIWRHARIGSGFHEVSARKSDFAFVAAAAQVALDEEGGCIDATLGIGGVGDRPVRLDVSSLIGAALDKAALTEIVREAAQVLEPASDLHASADYRLRVAIALGVRALEDAIHEAQASIGHVAKRGAQ from the coding sequence ATGAAATCAGCTCCGTTTGAATATGTCAGGCCGGGTTCGGTTGCCCAAGCGTGTGAGCTGCTGGCGTCTGATGAAGATGCGCGGGTGATATCGGGCGGCCAGACCCTAATCCCTATGTTGGCAATGCGCCTCGCACGCCCGGCAAGGCTTGTCGATGTCTATCGTCTGCCGGAGTTAAACGGTATTCGTGTCGTTGGCGATACCTTGATGATCGGCGCTACGACACGTCAGGTGCAGGTGGAGCGAAGTGTGTTAACGCGCCAATCGCTGCCGCTTCTGACGAAGGCGCTTCCGTGGGTCGGGCATCCTCCTACGCGCAATCGCGGTACGGTCGGTGGATCGGTCGCTCATGCCGACCCTTCAGCGGAAATCCCTCTCGTTGCTGTAACGCTTCAGGCAGACATCGAAATCACTAACCCGGACGGTGTGACGACAATACCTGCCGAGGACTTCTTTATCGGTCCGATGGTGACATCGGTCATGCCAGGGGATTGCGTGACAGCGGTTGGGTTTCCAATCTGGCGGCATGCGCGGATCGGCTCCGGCTTTCACGAGGTCAGCGCGCGAAAATCCGACTTTGCCTTCGTTGCTGCGGCAGCGCAGGTCGCTTTGGATGAGGAGGGCGGTTGTATCGATGCCACGCTCGGAATAGGGGGCGTTGGTGATCGGCCTGTGCGCCTGGACGTTTCCAGCCTGATCGGCGCGGCTCTCGATAAGGCCGCGCTTACAGAAATAGTTCGCGAAGCTGCGCAGGTGCTTGAACCGGCGAGCGACCTTCATGCCTCGGCGGACTATCGTTTGCGGGTTGCGATCGCTCTGGGTGTGCGCGCGCTGGAAGACGCCATTCACGAGGCGCAAGCCAGCATCGGCCACGTCGCAAAGAGAGGCGCGCAATGA
- a CDS encoding PLP-dependent aminotransferase family protein, which translates to MSQDVSAEWIPVLGDTPGPRYLAFVQSLENDIASGALKPGTRLLPQRDMATQLGVSVGTISKAYAEAESRGLISGEVGRGTFVQRRRPSAISEISPTTINLALNVPPSTGEDELIASILQDIVADGALKSLLGYLPHQGLLHHRQTMVAWLAQLGIPTDVDHLFITHGGQHALSIALGMITGANSIVLTERFCYSGMIALSAQNGYRLHGVDGDRHGLLPEALDRAFMETNARALFATPTLQTPTGTVMPEGRRREIAEVIRKRDGFLLEDDAYAFLFPTPPKPISLLLPERSFYVTSFAKCLAPGMRIGAMILPDQFRDRCINAIRATGWMASPIMAEVVARMIHSGDLLRQVHLKRAAAARRNAIADDVLGNWLPVVSDTAGFHRWLPIPAGRTLIALVAQAAQAGITLAPPGALQQVDRGTLGVRICLGHPKTDDELKKALCELRRILEAAEELSFV; encoded by the coding sequence GTGTCTCAAGACGTCTCAGCCGAGTGGATTCCAGTCCTCGGAGATACACCCGGCCCGCGCTATCTCGCCTTCGTACAGTCACTGGAAAATGACATCGCATCCGGCGCATTAAAGCCGGGAACTCGCCTGCTTCCCCAGCGTGATATGGCGACGCAGCTTGGCGTGAGCGTTGGCACGATCTCCAAGGCTTATGCGGAAGCAGAATCTCGCGGCCTCATTTCCGGCGAGGTGGGCCGGGGGACATTCGTGCAACGCAGGCGTCCTTCGGCAATTTCCGAAATCTCGCCCACAACCATCAACCTCGCACTCAACGTGCCTCCGTCTACGGGCGAAGACGAATTGATCGCTTCCATCCTACAGGACATCGTTGCCGATGGGGCGCTTAAATCATTGCTCGGCTATCTGCCGCACCAGGGCTTACTCCATCACCGGCAAACCATGGTGGCCTGGCTCGCACAACTCGGTATCCCGACGGATGTCGATCATCTCTTCATCACGCACGGGGGGCAGCATGCTCTTTCGATTGCGCTGGGAATGATTACGGGCGCGAACAGTATCGTTCTGACCGAGCGCTTCTGCTACTCGGGCATGATCGCTCTCTCCGCACAGAACGGCTATCGATTGCATGGCGTGGATGGTGACAGACACGGTCTTTTGCCCGAAGCGCTTGATCGCGCCTTTATGGAAACAAATGCGCGTGCCCTGTTTGCCACGCCGACACTTCAAACGCCCACCGGCACCGTGATGCCTGAGGGCCGACGGCGGGAAATTGCAGAAGTTATCCGAAAACGTGACGGATTCCTTCTGGAAGACGATGCTTATGCCTTCCTTTTTCCCACCCCACCGAAACCGATCTCGCTGCTGCTTCCCGAGCGCAGCTTCTATGTAACCAGTTTTGCAAAGTGTCTTGCGCCTGGTATGCGCATCGGAGCCATGATCCTGCCAGACCAGTTTCGCGACAGGTGCATTAACGCGATTCGCGCAACCGGATGGATGGCATCACCGATCATGGCAGAAGTCGTGGCGCGTATGATCCATAGCGGCGATCTCTTGCGCCAAGTTCACCTCAAGCGGGCAGCAGCGGCGCGGCGCAATGCTATCGCCGATGATGTCCTCGGCAACTGGCTGCCGGTGGTGTCTGACACGGCTGGCTTTCATCGCTGGCTACCCATTCCCGCCGGACGCACCCTTATTGCTCTCGTCGCACAGGCAGCTCAGGCCGGAATTACGCTGGCTCCACCGGGCGCTCTGCAGCAGGTAGATCGCGGGACACTCGGCGTGCGGATCTGCCTCGGTCATCCAAAGACAGACGACGAATTGAAGAAAGCGCTTTGTGAGTTGCGCCGTATCCTCGAAGCGGCAGAAGAACTGTCGTTTGTCTAG
- a CDS encoding xanthine dehydrogenase family protein molybdopterin-binding subunit, whose amino-acid sequence MNAEAAALKFVSSNRRVREDRRFVVGHGRYVADIVLDQMLHVAILPSQHPAARIISIDASETLKMPGVVYALTGEQLVKAVDPLMNGLDTPKVRRYPLAVGQVRYAGEWVVAVVAETRAQAEDAIEKIRIEYEPLPFVIDAEEAITDASPKVHPEHGTNVLLDKTFVWGEVDKHFAESSRHLKFRVAWGRNSTVPIETFGVVARWDPWREMLDVWASIQMPKYPDQIARALRIPANNVRVHHDVDVGGSYGVKRGIKHSVLASHLSRILGRPVRLIEDRLENMRAGDAHGPERIFDVEVAFNDNGIVKSMKMQALDNVGGYAGRSPFQLGKPIGAIVGPYKIESVQYRAIATLSNKAAQEAVRGFGQAPTNYAIETAIDKVAAAVGLDRIEVRRRNFIRSDEFPYLIPSGTHYDSGDYHTVVNKVLASADYEALLKERDELRASGMMAGIGIAACLEPSGGNSSFEPLLNEKNTTTTWMDSCRINVDGVGFVTVTIHTTSAGQGHETLAATVVGEVLEIDPDLIRIVRPDSLSSLPSNTPVGSRMAIMMGGACYYAAQKLKSKLTKIGAHQFGIAEDAAVYSQGSVADPKSNKTLSWTDLVNIGHRHFHALPDGMEPGLETTHVMQVPTGTKLPENGRVQMYPCHSFEFHLVLLAFDPQIAKSEIRRYVIGHDCGTVINPHIVKGMTLGGIAHGIGAALLEEFVYDAEGQILTQSFMDYLLPSSHEIPNVEIVHHCTPSPFTVFGQKGSGESGYLGSPAAISGAINDAVSPLGISFSKLPIRIAVISDAVAAAQDAKKKDQ is encoded by the coding sequence ATGAATGCGGAAGCCGCGGCCTTAAAGTTTGTATCGTCAAATCGGCGCGTTCGTGAGGATCGGCGTTTTGTTGTCGGTCATGGACGCTATGTCGCCGACATCGTTCTCGACCAGATGCTACACGTTGCGATCCTGCCGTCGCAGCATCCTGCCGCGCGCATCATATCGATTGATGCCAGCGAGACTCTGAAAATGCCCGGTGTTGTCTACGCCCTGACCGGCGAGCAACTCGTCAAGGCGGTCGATCCGTTGATGAATGGGTTGGATACGCCGAAGGTTCGCCGCTATCCGCTTGCAGTGGGACAGGTGCGTTACGCCGGTGAATGGGTCGTGGCTGTCGTCGCGGAAACTCGGGCTCAGGCGGAAGATGCAATCGAGAAAATTCGTATTGAATACGAGCCGCTGCCATTCGTTATCGATGCGGAAGAGGCCATCACGGATGCCAGCCCAAAGGTGCACCCGGAGCATGGCACGAACGTGCTTCTCGACAAAACGTTCGTCTGGGGTGAGGTCGATAAGCATTTCGCTGAGAGCTCGCGCCACCTGAAGTTTCGTGTCGCATGGGGGCGCAACTCGACAGTGCCGATCGAGACATTCGGCGTAGTGGCTCGGTGGGATCCGTGGCGTGAGATGCTCGACGTCTGGGCGTCGATCCAGATGCCGAAATATCCCGACCAGATCGCACGCGCGCTGCGCATTCCTGCCAACAATGTGCGCGTGCATCACGATGTCGATGTCGGCGGAAGTTATGGCGTCAAGCGCGGCATAAAGCACAGTGTCCTGGCGTCGCATCTCAGCCGCATCCTCGGGCGGCCGGTGCGGCTGATCGAGGATCGGCTGGAGAATATGCGGGCTGGCGATGCCCATGGCCCGGAGCGAATCTTCGACGTCGAGGTTGCATTCAACGACAACGGCATCGTCAAGTCTATGAAGATGCAAGCGCTCGACAATGTCGGCGGATATGCAGGTCGCTCGCCCTTCCAACTCGGCAAGCCGATCGGTGCGATTGTCGGTCCCTATAAGATTGAGAGCGTGCAATATCGAGCCATAGCTACGCTGTCGAATAAGGCCGCGCAGGAAGCGGTGCGTGGCTTCGGCCAAGCGCCGACGAATTATGCGATAGAGACTGCCATCGATAAAGTCGCGGCGGCCGTCGGTCTGGATCGCATCGAAGTTCGCCGCCGCAATTTCATTCGCAGCGATGAATTCCCTTATCTCATCCCGAGTGGAACGCATTACGACAGCGGTGACTACCACACGGTGGTCAACAAGGTTCTCGCCAGCGCCGATTATGAGGCGTTGCTCAAGGAGCGAGACGAGCTGCGTGCTTCTGGCATGATGGCGGGAATCGGTATTGCTGCCTGTCTTGAACCCAGTGGAGGCAATTCGTCATTCGAACCGCTGCTGAACGAAAAGAACACTACGACGACCTGGATGGACTCGTGCCGAATCAATGTGGATGGCGTTGGTTTTGTCACCGTCACGATCCATACGACCTCGGCAGGACAAGGGCATGAGACGCTGGCCGCGACCGTCGTCGGTGAGGTCCTGGAAATCGATCCTGATCTGATCCGCATCGTGCGCCCCGACTCGCTCTCCAGCCTTCCGTCCAACACGCCGGTGGGCAGCCGCATGGCGATCATGATGGGTGGCGCCTGTTATTATGCTGCGCAGAAGCTCAAGAGCAAACTGACGAAGATCGGTGCACATCAGTTCGGGATTGCGGAAGACGCCGCTGTTTACTCCCAAGGCAGCGTGGCTGATCCGAAGTCGAACAAGACCCTTTCGTGGACCGATCTCGTAAATATCGGACATCGCCACTTTCATGCATTGCCCGACGGAATGGAGCCGGGGCTGGAAACAACGCATGTGATGCAGGTGCCGACAGGAACCAAACTGCCGGAAAATGGTCGGGTACAAATGTATCCCTGCCATTCGTTCGAGTTTCATTTGGTCCTGCTGGCGTTCGACCCGCAAATAGCAAAGTCTGAAATCCGGCGTTACGTCATCGGCCATGATTGCGGAACCGTGATCAACCCGCACATCGTCAAAGGCATGACTCTCGGTGGAATCGCGCACGGGATCGGCGCAGCTTTGCTTGAGGAGTTTGTCTACGACGCAGAAGGCCAGATCCTCACACAAAGCTTTATGGACTACCTGCTTCCATCGTCGCACGAAATTCCAAATGTCGAGATCGTGCATCACTGTACGCCGTCACCGTTCACGGTATTCGGTCAGAAGGGGTCTGGCGAGAGCGGGTATCTTGGTTCGCCGGCAGCAATCTCCGGCGCCATTAATGATGCCGTCTCGCCGCTTGGCATTTCATTCTCGAAACTTCCCATCCGTATTGCGGTGATCAGCGACGCCGTCGCCGCAGCTCAAGACGCAAAGAAGAAGGATCAATAA
- a CDS encoding amidohydrolase family protein has protein sequence MIIDCHAHLVPPSLLDAIRANQAKFPSIKLIEEGGSLGFSFSGGKPTRPVSRPLSDLAGRLQWMDAQKVERQVVGGWLDMFAYEIPAEEGLAWSRLINVHLAEVAKTQPRFIPLATVPLQEGARAAEVLREAHQSGFKGAMIGTQPKGKGGVLDDPALKPFWEAANDLGSVIFIHPVFESGDGRVHDYGMANAVGRITDTLIAISRLIYAGHVTRYSNAKIVAGIGGAALPYIIGRLRRNYQLDKDKLGDPDAALASLYYDTIVQDTRTLRYLADIVGADRIMMGSDMPFPIGDLAPSNIVQDTSFTPGERVSINGGLAQKLFAL, from the coding sequence ATGATCATTGATTGCCATGCCCATCTGGTCCCTCCGAGCCTGCTAGACGCTATCCGTGCGAACCAGGCGAAGTTTCCATCGATCAAGCTGATCGAGGAGGGCGGCAGCCTTGGATTCTCGTTTTCTGGCGGCAAGCCAACACGTCCTGTTTCTAGGCCGCTAAGCGATCTTGCCGGACGCTTGCAATGGATGGATGCGCAAAAGGTGGAGCGGCAGGTCGTCGGCGGTTGGCTTGATATGTTTGCTTATGAAATACCAGCCGAAGAAGGACTTGCGTGGTCGCGCCTGATCAATGTGCATTTGGCGGAAGTGGCGAAGACACAGCCGCGATTTATCCCGCTCGCGACGGTGCCGCTGCAGGAGGGAGCGCGTGCCGCTGAAGTGCTCCGCGAGGCGCATCAATCAGGTTTCAAAGGAGCCATGATTGGAACGCAGCCTAAGGGGAAGGGGGGCGTTCTTGACGACCCGGCGCTCAAACCTTTTTGGGAAGCTGCAAACGACCTTGGCTCAGTGATTTTTATTCATCCCGTGTTCGAGAGCGGTGATGGCCGCGTACACGACTATGGCATGGCAAACGCCGTAGGACGTATCACAGACACTCTTATTGCGATCTCACGCCTGATCTACGCGGGTCATGTGACGCGCTATTCGAATGCGAAGATCGTGGCTGGTATTGGCGGTGCGGCATTGCCTTACATCATTGGCCGACTCCGCCGGAATTATCAGCTCGATAAAGATAAGCTTGGCGATCCTGACGCCGCTCTCGCGTCTCTTTATTACGACACCATCGTCCAAGACACCCGGACGCTCCGCTATCTCGCCGACATTGTCGGTGCGGATCGTATCATGATGGGGTCGGACATGCCTTTCCCTATAGGCGACCTTGCGCCGTCGAACATCGTTCAAGACACGTCATTCACGCCCGGCGAACGTGTTTCGATTAATGGTGGTCTCGCTCAAAAGTTGTTCGCTCTCTAA
- a CDS encoding ABC transporter substrate-binding protein yields the protein MRKAAFALSLLSTTVLASPLSAQELAKISIVVFGAPSLGAFLPPVIKAQKLDEKNGLSIKFEERTPDAYTAQFNSGEFQVGGSAALLTVGLADLRGVKVTYLFNLFDYWGAVVSSRPDIKSLRDVEGKDLAAAKGTTNYVMFDWFARQLGVDTSKFSVINTATPGLVGYALADRAAAVQLWEPAYTTLQTKKPGIRTLDLKIQESWKKMSGSTNIPYLGVAAHVAWAEENRDLIPKLYATYRQAAEWVAANPDEAAKLISSKGTENDRKAIAELIRANDRLGMNVRTAAEVSKEIKAVYEAGKSISFLPSEPAPSTIYQGLTK from the coding sequence ATGAGGAAAGCTGCATTTGCACTGAGTCTTCTTTCAACGACCGTTTTGGCATCGCCACTGTCGGCCCAAGAGCTGGCAAAGATTTCCATTGTTGTGTTTGGGGCACCTTCATTGGGTGCATTTCTGCCGCCGGTGATCAAGGCTCAGAAGCTCGACGAGAAGAACGGTCTGTCTATCAAATTCGAGGAGCGTACTCCGGACGCCTATACGGCGCAGTTCAATTCCGGTGAGTTCCAGGTCGGCGGCAGTGCAGCGCTTTTGACTGTGGGTCTGGCTGATCTGCGTGGCGTCAAGGTGACCTACCTTTTTAATCTCTTTGACTATTGGGGCGCTGTGGTGAGTTCGCGGCCGGATATTAAGTCTCTGAGGGATGTTGAAGGAAAGGATCTTGCTGCGGCAAAAGGTACGACGAACTATGTAATGTTCGACTGGTTTGCACGTCAGCTTGGCGTCGATACCAGCAAGTTTTCAGTCATCAATACAGCAACGCCTGGCCTTGTTGGTTATGCACTCGCTGATCGTGCGGCTGCTGTTCAGCTGTGGGAGCCGGCTTACACGACATTGCAGACTAAGAAGCCGGGCATTCGCACGCTCGATCTCAAAATCCAGGAAAGCTGGAAAAAGATGTCAGGCAGCACCAACATTCCCTATCTTGGCGTTGCAGCTCACGTTGCCTGGGCCGAAGAGAATAGGGACCTCATTCCAAAGCTCTATGCAACCTACAGGCAGGCGGCAGAGTGGGTGGCCGCGAATCCTGATGAAGCGGCTAAGCTAATCTCCAGCAAAGGAACGGAGAACGATCGCAAAGCGATCGCAGAGCTCATTCGCGCCAACGACCGTCTTGGAATGAATGTGCGAACGGCGGCCGAGGTGAGCAAGGAGATCAAGGCTGTCTACGAGGCTGGCAAGTCTATTTCATTCCTGCCATCCGAGCCGGCGCCTTCGACGATCTATCAGGGGCTCACGAAATGA